The following are encoded together in the Prionailurus viverrinus isolate Anna chromosome B3, UM_Priviv_1.0, whole genome shotgun sequence genome:
- the PTGER2 gene encoding prostaglandin E2 receptor EP2 subtype, whose translation MGNISNDSWPEDCGSRQWLPSGESPAISSVMFSAGVLGNLIALALLARRWRGDAGRSAGRGNSVSLFHVLVTELVFTDLLGTCLISPVVLASYARNQTLVALAPESRACTYFAFAMTFFSLATMLMLFAMALERYLSIGHPYFYQRRVTRRSGLAVLPTIYAVSLLFCSLPLLNYGQYVQYCPGTWCFIEHGQTTYLQLYATLLLLLIVAVLACNFSVILNLIRMHRRSRRSRCGPSLGSCRDAPGARRRGERLSMAEETDHLILLAIMTITFAVCSLPFTIFAYMNETSSRKEKWDLQALRFLSINSIIDPWVFAILRPPVLRLMRSVLCCRVSLRTQDAAQTSCSIQSNASK comes from the exons ATGGGCAATATCTCCAATGACTCCTGGCCCGAGGACTGCGGGTCGCGGCAGTGGCTCCCCTCCGGCGAAAGTCCGGCCATCAGCTCAGTGATGTTCTCGGCCGGGGTGCTGGGGAACCTCATCGCTCTGGCGCTGCTGGCGCGCCGCTGGCGGGGGGACGCGGGACGCAGCGCGGGACGCGGGAACTCGGTCTCCTTGTTCCACGTGCTGGTGACAGAGCTGGTGTTCACCGACCTGCTTGGGACCTGCCTCATCAGCCCGGTGGTGCTGGCTTCCTACGCTCGGAACCAGACCCTGGTGGCGCTGGCGCCTGAGAGCCGTGCGTGCACCTACTTCGCCTTCGCCATGACCTTCTTCAGCCTGGCCACGATGCTCATGCTCTTCGCCATGGCCCTGGAGCGCTACCTGTCCATCGGGCACCCCTACTTCTACCAGCGTCGTGTCACGCGCCGCAGCGGCCTGGCAGTGCTGCCCACCATCTACGCCGTCTCCCTACTCTTTTGCTCGCTGCCGTTGCTGAACTACGGGCAGTACGTCCAGTACTGCCCCGGGACGTGGTGCTTCATCGAGCACGGCCAGACTACGTACCTGCAGTTGTATGCCACCCTGCTGCTCCTCCTCATCGTCGCGGTGCTCGCCTGCAACTTCAGCGTCATCCTCAACCTCATCCGCATGCACCGTCGGAGCAGGAGAAGCCGCTGCGGGCCCTCCTTGGGCAGCTGCCGGGACGCCCCTGGGGCCCGCAGGAGAGGGGAAAGGCTGTCCATGGCAGAGGAGACAGACCACCTCATTCTCCTGGCTATTATGACCATCACCTTTGCTGTGTGCTCCTTGCCTTTCACA ATTTTTGCATACATGAATGAAACCTCTTCCCGAAAAGAAAAGTGGGACCTCCAAGCTCTTAGATTTTTATCCATCAATTCAATAATTGACCCTTGGGTCTTTGCCATCCTTCGGCCTCCTGTTCTGAGACTAATGCGTTCAGTCCTGTGTTGTCGGGTTTCATTAAGAACACAAGATGCAGCACAGACTTCCTGTTCTATACAGTCAAATGCCAGTAAATAG